Below is a genomic region from Echinicola rosea.
TTTTCTTTTATCTTCCTAATCTTTGTTCCATTACCAAAAAAAGCCCCTTAAAATACACCTGTTTACCTTTTTATATTTTGACAATGGTAAAAACCAAATGATCAAAAGTAAAAAGCGATTTTCAATCATTCATTTACGATAAAAACCAAAAAATACCGTAATCACGGTATTTTGTTTTACAAAATTAAATTGTACCTTAGAAGTACTGTTTCACTTTTTTCAAATCTCGAAGTAATAGAATTACTTAACTTTTAATTTTTAATCCTTCAAAAGGAAAAAACCGCTGATTGATTCAGCGGTTTTTTTTGGTTTAAGGTTTTATCGAAAATTTATGGTGTATTGAGAAGGCCATGCGGCTAAAACCCGAAATGGTGAATCGGTTAATTTATCATGGACTTTACCCTTGGCTATGGAAGTGCTTCCCCTAAGGGGCAAGGTCTCAAATGTACGACACATCAAGCACCTTGTATTCATTTAATTTCCCGAGAAGGGAATTTACAATCCCGATCAAGAAACCACCTCTCTAGAAAGATGGCTTGTTCCCTAATACCTACGATTGAGGATTTCAGCAACCACCACAGCATCTTTTAGTGTTTGAGGATCCTTCAGCATCCTTCTGTAGCGATTGGTTCCGATATCATCCCCTGCCACATCTTCTACTTCCTTCAAAATCTTTTCATTGGCTTCCAGATCCACCTGGTCGTCAAGCTTCACCAACTTTTCACCATGGACAGCATGGTCAGCTTGATAGGTTCCTTCATAATACTGCGTCTCGGGTTTCTGACGCTCTTGGGCTGGGATTTTTTCCAGCACTTCATTGGTCCTTTTAGGTGGCTCAGGGACTTTCGTTGATGGTTTTTGTCCGGTTTTCTCCAAATCAGATTGTCTTTCCTGCTGCTCTTGGCGGATTTCCTTAAGCAAGTCCTCAAAAGAAACCGGCTTTCGCTGAGACTCCTCACCTTCGGGCAAGTCCACATTTTCCTGTCCTTTGTCTTTTTTCTTTTTGGACAGTGCCTGGATCACAAAAAATACGATCGTCAGAATGATATAAATCAGCGTTCCATTATCCACTTTATCTTTTACTTTGATCTCAGGCAAGGTACGAAAAATACCTCAATAACCATACTATTGAAGTGGTACTTGGTCAGAGCAATTTTAAAGTTGTAGAAAAAGTAAAAGGTAGTTCAGAGGCCATGTACATCTTTGGTATTGGGGGACATGATCGAAACGGAATGATAGAAGAAGCTCGAGCTGAAATGCTCGAAAACGCAGACCTCGTTGGTAGTTCAAAAGCCGTCATAAATGAAACGGTTGAAGTAAAGCATTCCTTCTTTCCTTTTGTGCGAAAATATGATGTGATAGTATCCGCCTATATTGTGGAATTCTCCAACTGATGAATTAAAGTGAGAGGATATCCCTTAAAACTGAAATTTCAAGGGATATCCTTAGCTACTCTTTAATTGGCTGACCCCACCAAAACTGCTCCTCGGTTAAAAATTGTATTTTAATTAAAAACATTCATGAATTAGGACTTCACAAACGGAGATGAAAGAGGAGTTTCTCCGTATAAGTAGAATATTCACATTCACTTATCGGTTATGTCATCACAAATCAAATTCGAGCAGGTGATCGAGCGGGGCTGCGGCCTTGATGTTCACCAAAAGACGATTGTAGCCACGGTCCGAGGTATTGACGTTGAGATTGGGACCAGGACTTTCGGGACTTTCACCTCCCAGATCGAGGAGCTTCAAGTATGGCTGAACTCCCTTTCCATTACCCATATTGCCATGGAAAGCACCGGAGTTTATTGGAAACCTGTCTACAACATCCTGGAAGAGGATTTTAAGATTATTCTGGTCAATGCCCGGCATATCAAGAATGTACCCGGGCACAAGACAGACAAAAAAGACAGTGAATGGATTGCCAAATTGCTCCTAAGCGGTCTGCTAAAGGGGAGTTTTTGTCCCTGCCGAGTGGATACGGGAGCTGCGTGATCTATGCAGGTATAAACGCAAACTGATCGCACAGCGTGTCGCCCAACGCAACAGGGTGCATAAAATCCTGGAAGACGCCAATATCAAACTGGCCTCAGTGGTCTCAGATGTCTTTGGGGTCTCCGGGACCTTGATCCTCGATGCTTTGATCCAGAAACAGGATGACCCCGAATACCTGGCCAACCTTGCCAAGGGATCCTTACGGAAAAAAATGGAAGACCTCAAACTTTCTCTCCGGGGAAGACTCACAGATCACCACAGGTTCATGCTGTCCACCCTCCGTGATTCCATTGATTCGATCAACGCTCAGATCAGGCACATCGAGGCTAGAATTGAAAGTTATGCAGCCGAGCTTCAACAGGAGGTCGATTTACTCCAGACCATACCCGGAGTGGGAAAAGAAACCGCTATGAACATACTGGCCGAGACAGGCAATGACATGGAGGTTTTTCCGGATCACAAACATCTGGCATCCTGGGCAGGAGTCTCCCCGGGCAACAACGAAAGTGCAGGCAAGAAAAAGTCAACCCGCATCACACATGGGAACAAATACTTGAAAACTGCATTGGTCGAAGCTGCCTGGGCCGCATCACACACCAAGGAGACCTATTTGAACCGTAAATATGGAGCAGTAGCGGCTCGCCGTGGATCTAAAAAGGCACTGATTGCAGTGGCCCACAAAATATTGACTGCACTGTATTATATCCTCAAAAACAAGGAGGCCTATCTCGAACCTGACCATACAGCCTATCAGGAAAAAAGA
It encodes:
- a CDS encoding IS110 family RNA-guided transposase is translated as MRDLCRYKRKLIAQRVAQRNRVHKILEDANIKLASVVSDVFGVSGTLILDALIQKQDDPEYLANLAKGSLRKKMEDLKLSLRGRLTDHHRFMLSTLRDSIDSINAQIRHIEARIESYAAELQQEVDLLQTIPGVGKETAMNILAETGNDMEVFPDHKHLASWAGVSPGNNESAGKKKSTRITHGNKYLKTALVEAAWAASHTKETYLNRKYGAVAARRGSKKALIAVAHKILTALYYILKNKEAYLEPDHTAYQEKRKQAQIKKSLERLRGLGVQVDIRPN
- a CDS encoding MscL family protein translates to MPEIKVKDKVDNGTLIYIILTIVFFVIQALSKKKKDKGQENVDLPEGEESQRKPVSFEDLLKEIRQEQQERQSDLEKTGQKPSTKVPEPPKRTNEVLEKIPAQERQKPETQYYEGTYQADHAVHGEKLVKLDDQVDLEANEKILKEVEDVAGDDIGTNRYRRMLKDPQTLKDAVVVAEILNRRY
- a CDS encoding IS110 family transposase, whose protein sequence is MSSQIKFEQVIERGCGLDVHQKTIVATVRGIDVEIGTRTFGTFTSQIEELQVWLNSLSITHIAMESTGVYWKPVYNILEEDFKIILVNARHIKNVPGHKTDKKDSEWIAKLLLSGLLKGSFCPCRVDTGAA